One part of the Mariniflexile litorale genome encodes these proteins:
- a CDS encoding class I SAM-dependent methyltransferase has product MMKKIKSFIKSKIKNVYETRIASFYFKQAGVCPCCDKNVVFVARNPWLRDHFKCTNCNCIPRERALMLTIKNEYPNWKTLKIHESSPGNRGHSVALRTHVKNYVETQFFVDTPLGDFVKGIRNEDLESQTFPDESFDLVITSDVMEHIYNPEKAFKEIHRTLKPGGAHIFSVPIINKHKPTQRWANKGENGEPEFLFEPEWHGNPVDSKGSPVTMHWGYDIVDFITKHTNAECEIVYIDDLNYGIRAEYIEVVVQKKKLVK; this is encoded by the coding sequence ATGATGAAAAAAATAAAATCTTTTATAAAAAGTAAGATTAAGAATGTTTATGAAACTCGGATAGCTTCATTTTACTTCAAACAAGCGGGAGTATGCCCATGCTGCGATAAAAATGTGGTATTTGTAGCCCGTAATCCATGGCTACGCGACCATTTTAAATGTACTAATTGTAATTGTATCCCAAGAGAGCGTGCTTTAATGTTAACTATCAAGAATGAATATCCTAACTGGAAAACGTTGAAAATACACGAATCGTCACCTGGAAATAGAGGTCATAGTGTAGCATTAAGAACCCATGTTAAAAATTATGTAGAAACCCAGTTTTTTGTTGACACTCCCCTTGGAGATTTTGTAAAAGGCATAAGAAATGAAGATTTGGAGTCTCAAACATTTCCAGATGAATCTTTTGATTTGGTAATTACATCCGATGTAATGGAACATATTTATAATCCAGAAAAAGCATTTAAAGAAATCCATAGAACATTAAAACCTGGAGGCGCACACATTTTTTCAGTGCCCATTATAAATAAACATAAACCCACGCAACGATGGGCCAATAAAGGCGAGAATGGCGAGCCAGAATTTCTTTTTGAACCAGAATGGCATGGAAACCCTGTTGATAGTAAAGGGTCACCCGTAACGATGCATTGGGGCTATGATATAGTAGATTTTATAACAAAGCATACAAATGCAGAATGCGAAATAGTATATATAGACGATTTGAATTATGGAATTAGAGCTGAATATATTGAAGTTGTAGTTCAAAAAAAGAAGCTTGTTAAATGA
- a CDS encoding glycoside hydrolase family 99-like domain-containing protein → MKLRPIAFVLPQFHPIPENDAWWGKGFTEWTNVTKATPLFEGHYQPHLPTDLGFYDLRLPEARKAQADLAKEHGIHGFCYYHYWFNGKRLLDQPIDGMLEQKDLDMPFMLCWANENWNRRWDGMENEILIKQEYSFKDDVNHMRWLCTNVFSDNRYIKVDGKPVFVIYRYNLFPDIEKTLKVWRDIAKNEFGFKDLYLCFTESFGDITQPAKIGFDAAIEFSPHAVIKNKIKSITTHSVFNIFKKQKKSLKIDFRDFELGVKNCMERPSPDYKLYRGITPSWDNTSRKKENWIVAKESSPELYFKWLKHVVDNFKPYSKEENFVFINAMNEWAEGNHLEPCIKYGRAYLEATKKALEI, encoded by the coding sequence ATGAAATTAAGACCTATAGCATTTGTATTGCCACAATTTCATCCCATTCCAGAAAATGATGCGTGGTGGGGTAAAGGTTTTACAGAATGGACGAATGTTACTAAAGCAACACCTTTATTTGAAGGGCATTACCAACCACATTTACCAACCGATTTAGGATTTTATGATTTACGATTGCCAGAAGCAAGAAAGGCACAAGCTGATTTAGCTAAAGAGCATGGTATTCATGGGTTCTGTTATTACCATTATTGGTTTAATGGTAAACGGTTATTGGACCAACCCATTGATGGTATGCTAGAGCAGAAAGATTTAGATATGCCTTTTATGCTATGTTGGGCCAATGAAAATTGGAACAGAAGATGGGATGGAATGGAAAATGAAATTTTAATTAAGCAAGAGTATAGCTTTAAAGACGATGTTAACCATATGAGATGGCTATGCACAAATGTGTTTTCAGATAATCGATATATAAAAGTAGATGGTAAGCCAGTTTTTGTGATTTACAGATATAATTTATTTCCAGACATAGAAAAAACGCTGAAAGTATGGCGAGATATAGCCAAAAATGAGTTTGGTTTTAAAGACCTATACCTGTGCTTCACTGAAAGTTTTGGAGATATAACCCAACCAGCTAAAATAGGATTTGATGCCGCTATCGAGTTTTCACCACATGCTGTTATAAAAAACAAGATAAAAAGTATTACAACACATTCGGTATTTAATATATTTAAAAAACAAAAAAAGTCATTGAAAATTGATTTTAGAGATTTTGAATTAGGTGTAAAAAACTGTATGGAGCGACCATCTCCAGATTATAAACTATATAGAGGTATCACGCCTTCATGGGATAATACATCTCGTAAAAAAGAAAATTGGATAGTAGCCAAAGAGAGTAGTCCAGAATTGTATTTTAAATGGTTAAAACATGTAGTTGATAACTTTAAACCTTATTCCAAGGAAGAAAATTTTGTGTTCATAAATGCAATGAACGAATGGGCAGAAGGCAACCATTTAGAGCCATGTATCAAATACGGTAGAGCTTATTTAGAAGCTACAAAAAAAGCATTGGAAATTTGA
- a CDS encoding glycosyltransferase codes for MTPKVSIIIPNYNHAKFLQQRLDSVFNQTYQNFEVILLDDCSTDNSQSILLEYAKAPKVSHCVFNEVNSRSPFKQWKKGLDLSQGDYIWIAESDDYCELNFLECSVKRLLEGTDICYAQSYDVDEHGKNRKNRVLYTAQFQPNICEQDFNMEGNVFNINYLLVKNVIPNASAVVFKRDIVKDTFFDDVLLKMRMCGDWLFWIQLCAGNHIAFISEPLNYFRYHDSTSRIHYNLEKRKLRLQEEATLRSLVFKRLGILNKQQEVLLCKNWFNIHGFLEVFTKAFYRINMAQTSRKTIFLNFILQKFKSI; via the coding sequence TTGACTCCCAAAGTTTCCATAATCATCCCCAATTACAATCACGCTAAGTTTTTACAGCAGCGATTAGATAGCGTATTCAATCAAACCTATCAAAATTTTGAAGTTATATTGTTAGACGATTGCAGTACAGATAATAGCCAATCTATACTGTTAGAATATGCTAAAGCCCCAAAAGTAAGTCATTGTGTATTTAATGAGGTTAATTCTCGAAGCCCATTTAAACAATGGAAAAAAGGACTTGATTTGTCCCAAGGCGATTATATTTGGATTGCAGAAAGTGACGATTATTGTGAATTGAATTTTTTAGAATGTTCTGTAAAAAGATTATTAGAGGGAACAGATATCTGTTATGCGCAAAGTTATGATGTTGATGAACATGGTAAAAATAGAAAAAATAGAGTGCTGTACACAGCACAATTTCAACCTAATATTTGTGAACAGGATTTTAATATGGAGGGTAATGTATTTAATATCAATTACTTGTTGGTTAAAAATGTAATACCTAATGCAAGTGCAGTGGTTTTTAAACGAGACATCGTTAAAGATACATTCTTTGATGATGTACTATTAAAAATGCGCATGTGCGGAGATTGGTTATTCTGGATTCAACTATGTGCTGGTAATCATATAGCTTTTATAAGTGAGCCACTTAATTATTTCCGTTATCACGACTCTACTAGTAGAATTCATTATAATTTAGAAAAACGTAAATTACGTCTTCAAGAAGAAGCAACATTAAGAAGTTTAGTGTTTAAAAGGTTAGGTATTCTAAATAAACAACAAGAAGTGTTATTATGCAAAAACTGGTTTAATATACATGGGTTTCTTGAAGTGTTTACAAAAGCTTTTTATCGAATAAATATGGCTCAGACCTCTAGAAAAACTATATTTTTGAACTTCATATTACAAAAATTTAAAAGTATTTAA
- a CDS encoding glycosyltransferase family 4 protein — protein MNIAIFSPSQNPYSETFIQAHKNELKGRVFYYYGRGSQIKLEGYARLMPIWRYKYLMIYAKIFRKPSRFLWQEQLLYSLKLNNINTILVEYGTHAYHLKELLEKSRLPVVVHFHGYDASVRSVIKSCNYYKDVFEYAKRIIVVSRVMERALLSLGCPKDKLIYNVYGPQKIFETITPQFSKKQFVAIGRFTNKKAPYYTILAFKEVIKIHPDAQLLMAGDGLLLNTCKNLVQHYQLSEQVKFLGVITPEMYSDLLKESLAFVQHSITAEDGDMEGTPLSVLEASTAGLPVIATNHAGILDVIVNNETGLLCDEHDVIGMTENMLQLLNNLELAKQLGIAGKTRIKTHFSLERHINNLNAVLDPETI, from the coding sequence TTGAACATCGCCATATTTTCTCCTAGCCAAAACCCATATTCAGAAACCTTTATTCAGGCGCATAAAAATGAGTTAAAGGGTCGGGTTTTTTATTATTACGGAAGAGGGAGTCAAATTAAATTAGAAGGTTATGCTCGCTTAATGCCCATATGGCGTTATAAATATTTAATGATTTATGCTAAAATTTTTAGAAAACCAAGTCGTTTTTTATGGCAAGAACAACTATTATATAGTTTAAAACTTAATAATATCAACACTATTTTAGTCGAATACGGAACCCACGCATATCATTTAAAGGAGCTTTTAGAAAAATCAAGGTTGCCTGTAGTAGTTCATTTTCATGGTTATGATGCCAGCGTTAGAAGCGTTATTAAATCGTGTAACTATTATAAAGATGTTTTTGAATATGCAAAAAGAATAATTGTAGTTTCTAGAGTCATGGAAAGAGCATTATTGAGCTTGGGATGCCCAAAAGATAAATTGATTTATAATGTGTATGGACCACAAAAGATATTTGAAACCATTACTCCTCAATTTTCTAAAAAACAATTTGTTGCCATAGGGCGTTTTACCAATAAAAAAGCACCCTATTATACGATACTTGCTTTTAAAGAAGTTATAAAGATTCATCCAGATGCTCAGTTGTTAATGGCAGGTGATGGTTTATTATTGAATACGTGTAAAAATTTAGTTCAACATTATCAACTTAGTGAACAAGTGAAGTTTTTAGGTGTAATTACTCCAGAAATGTATAGCGATTTATTAAAAGAATCTTTAGCCTTTGTACAGCACTCTATTACTGCAGAAGATGGTGATATGGAAGGAACGCCTTTGTCTGTTTTGGAAGCTAGTACAGCTGGACTTCCTGTTATAGCTACAAATCATGCAGGCATACTTGATGTGATTGTAAATAACGAAACTGGCTTATTGTGTGATGAGCACGATGTTATTGGTATGACAGAGAATATGTTGCAGCTTTTAAATAATTTGGAATTAGCTAAACAACTAGGAATAGCAGGGAAAACACGTATTAAAACGCATTTTAGTTTAGAGAGGCATATAAATAATTTGAATGCTGTTTTAGACCCTGAAACAATTTAA
- a CDS encoding glycosyltransferase family 2 protein: protein MMLFSILIANYNNGSFFKDCYASVIVQTYENWEVIIVDDASTDNSVELIKKIIGNDTRFKLFTNKENKGCGYAKHKCVSLAEGGICGFLDPDDALFPNAITEMVQIHKEHNDVSIVTSKYELVDLKMNTIEEGNHGSAISFGKSYLTSGAGAMTHFATFKKEKYNVTVGIDAKMKRAVDQDLYFKMEEVGTVVFLNEVLYRYRIHEQSISANENKFKAHYWHFYAMINAYKRRKKNKIEIDNFTKQEIKIIKSNYYMSRFARAKKNNNHCVKRYFLLKAIVTFPSYNLKHKLKSLF from the coding sequence ATGATGTTATTTTCCATATTAATAGCGAATTACAATAATGGTTCTTTTTTTAAAGATTGCTATGCAAGTGTAATTGTGCAAACCTATGAAAACTGGGAAGTAATAATTGTAGATGATGCTTCCACTGATAATTCTGTAGAGTTGATAAAAAAAATAATAGGCAATGACACCCGATTTAAGTTATTTACAAACAAAGAAAATAAAGGTTGTGGTTATGCTAAACATAAATGTGTCTCTTTAGCAGAAGGCGGTATTTGTGGTTTTTTAGATCCTGACGATGCATTGTTTCCTAATGCTATTACAGAAATGGTACAAATTCATAAAGAACATAATGATGTTAGTATTGTAACATCTAAATATGAATTGGTTGATTTAAAGATGAACACTATTGAAGAAGGAAATCACGGCAGTGCCATATCTTTTGGTAAGTCGTATTTAACAAGTGGAGCAGGTGCGATGACGCATTTTGCAACCTTTAAAAAGGAAAAATATAATGTAACTGTAGGTATAGACGCAAAAATGAAAAGAGCTGTAGATCAAGATTTATATTTTAAAATGGAAGAAGTTGGAACAGTTGTTTTTTTGAATGAAGTTTTATATCGCTACAGAATACATGAACAGAGTATTTCAGCAAACGAAAATAAATTTAAGGCACATTATTGGCATTTTTATGCTATGATAAACGCCTATAAGCGAAGAAAAAAAAATAAAATTGAAATTGATAATTTTACAAAACAAGAAATAAAAATAATAAAATCTAATTATTATATGTCTCGTTTTGCAAGAGCTAAAAAAAATAACAATCATTGTGTAAAGCGTTATTTTTTGTTAAAAGCTATTGTTACATTTCCTAGTTATAATTTGAAACATAAATTAAAATCTCTTTTTTAA
- a CDS encoding FkbM family methyltransferase — MRNLLYTLINKLGYRIVNKNKERAQLMLPLKKYGIKKNFNILFQSKYYIQNLENKFKDLTIVNHKEGFLVGFLDLNIYVESEEEFHILNEIFVRNDYDFITGSKSILIDIGANIGITSLFFSRLDFVDRIYAFEPVKDTFELAQYNFSLNDKIQKIATIKNIGLGSNSRKELFLFDKNCKGNTGLRGKSSPSYRNNISAKEREVQIESATFEIGSIIAENSNRKVIVKMDCEGGEYEILEDLFQSGMIDKIDVLLLEWHDKGSKVIEDMLIHSGFDYFSRHYDALTGMIYAFKK, encoded by the coding sequence ATGAGAAACCTTCTATATACACTTATTAATAAGCTGGGGTATCGGATAGTAAATAAAAACAAAGAAAGGGCACAATTAATGCTTCCTTTGAAAAAATATGGTATCAAAAAGAATTTTAATATTCTTTTTCAATCTAAATATTACATTCAAAATTTAGAAAATAAATTTAAAGACCTCACTATTGTTAATCATAAAGAGGGATTTTTAGTTGGGTTTTTAGATCTTAATATTTATGTGGAAAGTGAAGAAGAATTTCATATTCTAAATGAAATTTTTGTTAGGAATGATTATGATTTTATTACAGGCTCTAAATCCATTCTCATAGATATCGGAGCCAATATTGGTATAACCTCACTTTTCTTTTCAAGATTAGATTTTGTAGATAGAATTTATGCGTTCGAACCCGTAAAAGACACTTTTGAGCTAGCACAATATAATTTTAGTTTAAATGATAAAATTCAAAAAATAGCAACAATAAAAAATATAGGATTAGGTAGTAATAGCCGTAAAGAACTGTTTTTATTTGATAAAAATTGCAAAGGAAATACAGGTCTTCGAGGAAAATCAAGTCCTAGCTATCGAAATAATATAAGTGCTAAAGAAAGGGAAGTTCAAATAGAATCGGCAACATTTGAAATTGGGAGTATTATAGCAGAAAATAGCAACAGAAAAGTGATTGTAAAAATGGATTGTGAAGGAGGAGAATATGAAATTTTAGAAGATCTTTTTCAATCTGGAATGATTGATAAAATTGATGTGTTACTTTTGGAGTGGCACGATAAAGGATCTAAAGTTATAGAAGATATGTTAATTCATTCTGGTTTTGATTATTTTTCAAGACATTACGATGCTTTAACCGGAATGATTTATGCCTTTAAAAAATAA
- a CDS encoding glycosyltransferase family A protein, which translates to MPFSLSIIIPVYNAERFIAKAVESACEQSEVTEIVVVNDGSTDATQEIVTQMQNADKRIKLYHHPKKVNKGRSASRNLGIQKASGKCIAFLDADDYFLPNRFVNDFRLFQENPNCDGVYNAVGFHFYRPATELELKTHQLYTVTQKVAPETLFKNLLYGKCGHFHIDGLTIKKSIFEDTGLFDESLIVAEDTDIFWKMAIKSRLETGIINKPLAIRGVHEENIFVNEALYKVYNIKMHEGIAIWCSKNHVSNAVVDDVLKWIWMLKYKQQNKLHQDITAWARFFFSQPQLLFTKFSIKYFPIIRYRQMLFPFLYRR; encoded by the coding sequence GTGCCATTTTCGTTATCCATAATAATTCCAGTTTACAATGCAGAACGTTTTATAGCAAAAGCCGTTGAATCTGCATGTGAACAATCTGAAGTAACCGAAATTGTCGTGGTTAATGATGGTAGTACCGATGCTACTCAAGAGATAGTTACTCAAATGCAAAATGCAGATAAAAGAATTAAATTATACCACCATCCCAAAAAAGTTAATAAAGGACGATCTGCAAGCAGAAATTTAGGAATACAAAAGGCTTCAGGTAAATGTATAGCTTTTCTGGATGCTGATGATTATTTTTTACCAAATCGATTTGTAAATGATTTTAGGTTGTTTCAAGAAAATCCAAATTGCGATGGTGTTTATAATGCAGTAGGCTTTCATTTTTATAGACCAGCAACCGAATTAGAATTAAAAACACATCAACTTTATACCGTAACTCAAAAAGTAGCACCTGAAACATTATTTAAAAATTTATTATACGGGAAATGCGGCCATTTTCATATTGATGGACTTACAATTAAAAAAAGTATTTTTGAAGACACAGGATTATTTGATGAATCATTAATTGTTGCCGAAGACACCGATATATTTTGGAAAATGGCCATTAAAAGCCGATTAGAAACAGGAATTATAAATAAGCCGCTAGCCATACGGGGTGTACACGAGGAAAATATTTTTGTTAATGAAGCCTTGTATAAAGTTTACAATATAAAAATGCACGAAGGGATAGCCATTTGGTGCAGTAAAAATCATGTTAGTAATGCTGTTGTTGATGATGTTTTGAAATGGATATGGATGCTAAAATACAAACAGCAAAATAAATTACATCAAGATATTACAGCTTGGGCACGATTTTTTTTCTCACAACCTCAGTTGTTATTTACCAAGTTTAGCATTAAATATTTCCCTATAATTAGGTATAGACAAATGCTTTTTCCATTTTTGTATAGACGATAA
- a CDS encoding glycosyltransferase family A protein, which yields MTNSKSNVTAIIPCYNDGQYIMQALESLYNQTLLPEQIIIVDDGSNEATRNVLKQIEHPGVHIVYQENKGVSHARNTVIRLAQTDFILNLDADDYYEPTFIEKAVNVLNANKQLVAVSSYCSKFYGGKTIEILKPLGGSLTDFIVINNCTANTMFRKLSWNTVGGFDEKMQGGYEDWEFWIAVLKLGGTIHIIKEVLSHYRVKKFSRDQKALQNHDLELRQYIYLKHKEVYEKHLDFYVFQLLRQNSLLRNSIYKVKNSKEYNIGSLFFAPLRYLKNKVVKR from the coding sequence ATGACAAACTCAAAAAGTAATGTAACTGCAATTATTCCCTGTTATAATGATGGGCAATACATTATGCAGGCATTAGAATCTTTGTACAATCAAACATTGTTACCAGAGCAGATTATTATTGTTGATGATGGCTCTAATGAAGCAACTAGAAATGTTTTAAAACAAATAGAGCATCCTGGCGTGCATATTGTTTATCAGGAAAATAAGGGTGTCAGTCATGCCCGAAATACAGTTATAAGACTAGCACAAACAGACTTTATTTTAAACTTAGATGCCGATGATTATTATGAACCCACTTTTATTGAAAAGGCTGTTAATGTTTTAAATGCTAATAAGCAACTTGTCGCGGTAAGTAGTTATTGTAGTAAATTTTATGGAGGTAAGACAATAGAAATTTTAAAACCTTTAGGAGGAAGTCTTACGGATTTTATTGTTATTAATAATTGCACCGCAAATACTATGTTTAGAAAGCTATCTTGGAATACTGTAGGTGGGTTTGATGAGAAAATGCAAGGTGGTTATGAAGATTGGGAATTTTGGATTGCTGTTTTAAAACTAGGAGGAACTATTCATATCATAAAAGAAGTCTTGTCTCATTATAGGGTGAAGAAGTTTTCAAGAGACCAAAAGGCGTTACAAAATCATGATTTAGAGTTAAGGCAATATATCTATTTAAAACATAAAGAAGTTTATGAAAAGCATCTTGATTTTTATGTTTTTCAATTATTAAGACAAAATTCACTTTTAAGAAATAGCATATACAAAGTGAAAAATTCAAAGGAGTATAACATAGGGTCATTGTTTTTTGCGCCTTTACGTTACTTAAAAAATAAAGTTGTAAAAAGATGA
- a CDS encoding glycosyltransferase family A protein: MSVLVSIIVPCYNQAHYLSEALQSVLEQTYINWECIIVNDGSPDNTEHIAKQWLEKDARFKYVYQENGGLPSARNFGIKKSLGVLILPLDADDILHPDYLKKTVPVLNKNSDLGIVSCYRYFFTGNKSNIIKEYKASGSNYLDLMFENKLMPSSIYRRTCWEEVGGYDETMKKGFEDWEFWLNVTKRGWKFQFVEAFLFYYRKAKKSMLVDTINNHSEANIEYIFRKHKELYTKHFDNTAEVLFYYIKTHRLGKMKIKNSLEYKIGKGVMKPFRIVYKLLSQANKKE, encoded by the coding sequence ATGAGTGTTTTGGTGTCTATAATTGTTCCCTGTTATAATCAAGCTCATTATTTAAGTGAAGCCTTGCAATCTGTTTTGGAACAAACCTATATTAATTGGGAATGTATTATTGTAAATGATGGTAGTCCTGACAATACAGAGCATATAGCTAAACAATGGCTAGAGAAAGATGCTCGATTTAAATATGTATATCAAGAAAATGGTGGTTTGCCTTCAGCAAGGAATTTTGGTATAAAAAAGAGTTTAGGAGTATTAATTTTACCCTTGGATGCCGATGATATTTTACATCCAGATTATCTAAAAAAAACAGTTCCTGTACTAAATAAAAATAGTGATTTAGGAATTGTATCTTGTTATCGTTATTTTTTTACAGGAAATAAATCAAACATTATAAAGGAATATAAAGCCTCAGGCTCAAATTATCTAGATTTAATGTTTGAAAACAAATTAATGCCCTCTTCAATATATAGGAGAACTTGTTGGGAGGAAGTAGGAGGCTACGATGAAACCATGAAAAAGGGATTTGAAGATTGGGAATTTTGGTTGAATGTTACCAAAAGAGGCTGGAAATTTCAATTTGTTGAAGCATTTTTATTTTATTATAGAAAGGCTAAAAAATCTATGCTCGTAGATACTATTAACAACCACTCTGAAGCTAATATAGAGTATATTTTTCGCAAACACAAAGAACTCTATACAAAACATTTTGACAACACGGCCGAAGTGCTTTTTTATTATATAAAAACCCATCGTTTGGGAAAAATGAAAATTAAGAATTCATTGGAATATAAAATAGGAAAAGGGGTGATGAAGCCTTTTAGAATAGTTTATAAATTATTGTCACAAGCAAATAAAAAAGAATGA